One Streptomyces hundungensis DNA segment encodes these proteins:
- a CDS encoding fatty acid desaturase family protein: MPQATMPQPAPALGVPAEPRAGSEFAPLLRTVRGQGLLDRRTGWYAARIVINLLALAATVTAMVFTGDNWWTLALALPLSVFWARSAFLGHDAGHGQITGGKRAGRLIGLLHSDLLLGMSYAWWNDKHNRHHANPNHVDKDPDVGVGALVWTQRQAEHREGLARWLTRNQARLFFPMLLLEGIALKVYGFQDLKRQTRRERAVEAPLLLAHTAGYATLLLTVMSPGKALTFALVHHALFGLHLGMTFAPNHKGMEMPDPDDPEASAWGHLRRQVLTSRNVRGGPLTDWFLGGLNYQIEHHLFPNMPRPHLKLAQSAVRAHCASLGIPYAETSLSDSYRQALEHMHEVGAPLRK, encoded by the coding sequence ATGCCACAGGCGACCATGCCGCAGCCCGCCCCAGCGCTCGGCGTCCCCGCCGAACCGAGGGCGGGCAGCGAGTTCGCGCCGCTGCTCAGAACGGTGAGGGGGCAAGGACTGCTCGACCGGCGGACCGGCTGGTACGCGGCCCGCATCGTCATCAACCTCCTCGCGCTTGCCGCGACGGTCACCGCGATGGTGTTCACCGGCGACAACTGGTGGACCCTCGCCCTCGCCCTCCCGCTCTCCGTGTTCTGGGCCCGCAGCGCGTTCCTCGGCCATGACGCCGGGCACGGGCAGATCACCGGGGGCAAGCGCGCGGGCCGCCTCATCGGCCTGCTCCACAGCGACCTCCTCCTCGGCATGAGCTACGCCTGGTGGAACGACAAGCACAACCGCCACCACGCCAACCCCAACCACGTCGACAAGGACCCCGACGTCGGCGTCGGCGCCCTCGTGTGGACCCAGCGCCAGGCCGAACACCGTGAGGGCCTCGCCCGCTGGCTCACCCGCAACCAGGCCCGGCTCTTCTTCCCCATGCTGCTCTTGGAGGGCATCGCCCTGAAGGTGTACGGATTCCAGGACCTCAAGCGGCAGACGCGCCGGGAGCGGGCCGTGGAGGCGCCGCTCCTGCTCGCCCACACCGCCGGGTACGCGACGCTGCTCCTGACCGTCATGTCGCCCGGCAAGGCGCTGACCTTCGCCCTGGTGCACCACGCCCTGTTCGGCCTGCACCTCGGCATGACCTTCGCCCCCAACCACAAGGGCATGGAGATGCCCGACCCGGACGACCCGGAGGCCTCGGCGTGGGGGCATCTGCGGCGCCAGGTCCTGACCTCGCGCAACGTACGCGGCGGGCCGCTCACCGACTGGTTCCTGGGCGGCCTCAACTACCAGATAGAGCACCACCTCTTCCCGAACATGCCGCGCCCGCACCTCAAGCTCGCCCAGTCGGCGGTCCGCGCCCACTGCGCCTCGCTCGGCATCCCGTACGCGGAAACCTCGCTGAGCGACTCCTATCGCCAGGCGCTGGAGCACATGCACGAGGTCGGCGCACCGCTGCGGAAGTGA
- a CDS encoding MOSC domain-containing protein, producing MEGTVRAVSSNGEYSFTKPNRDSITLLPGLGVAGDVHAGVTVKHRSRVAQDPTQPNLRQVHLIHQELFDEVAEQGFEVAAGQLGENVTTQGIDLLGLPTGTLLRIGAEAVVEVTGLRNPCLQIDGFQGGLLKQVVGRAADGTIVRKAGIMSVVRTGGVIRPGDTITAELPEGPHRPLDRV from the coding sequence ATCGAGGGGACCGTCAGGGCGGTCAGCAGCAACGGGGAGTACTCGTTCACCAAGCCCAATCGGGACAGCATCACGCTGCTGCCCGGGCTGGGCGTGGCGGGCGACGTCCACGCGGGCGTGACGGTCAAGCACCGCTCCCGCGTCGCGCAGGACCCGACGCAGCCGAACCTGCGCCAGGTCCATCTGATCCACCAGGAGCTGTTCGACGAGGTCGCCGAGCAGGGCTTCGAGGTCGCCGCCGGCCAGCTCGGCGAGAACGTGACGACGCAAGGCATCGACCTCCTCGGCCTGCCCACCGGGACGCTGCTGCGCATCGGTGCGGAGGCGGTCGTCGAGGTCACCGGTCTGCGCAACCCGTGCCTCCAGATCGACGGCTTCCAGGGCGGCCTCCTGAAGCAGGTCGTCGGCCGCGCCGCCGACGGCACGATCGTGCGCAAGGCCGGGATCATGAGCGTGGTCCGCACGGGCGGAGTGATCCGCCCCGGCGACACGATCACCGCGGAACTCCCCGAGGGCCCCCACCGACCGCTGGACCGGGTATGA
- a CDS encoding SAM-dependent methyltransferase — MSDSGVGVGTGDGDGIAAVRESDVVCRPVGRVIGGRAEVVDDHWDRETAVIRLDAEQFGPEALFGLADFSHLEVVFHFDRVAPEKIESGARRPRGNPDWPLVGIFAQRGKNRPNRLGVSRCRILSVEGLDVRVAGLDAVDGTPVLDIKPYLAEFGPRGETVQPGWSVELMRAYYE; from the coding sequence ATGTCGGACAGCGGTGTTGGTGTAGGGACGGGTGACGGTGACGGCATCGCGGCCGTGCGGGAGTCGGACGTGGTGTGTCGGCCCGTGGGGCGGGTGATCGGCGGGCGGGCCGAGGTCGTCGACGACCACTGGGACCGCGAGACGGCGGTGATCCGGCTGGACGCGGAACAGTTCGGTCCGGAGGCCCTGTTCGGGCTCGCGGACTTCTCCCACCTCGAAGTGGTCTTCCACTTCGACCGGGTTGCCCCCGAGAAGATCGAGTCCGGGGCTCGGCGCCCGCGCGGCAACCCGGATTGGCCCCTGGTGGGGATCTTCGCCCAGCGCGGCAAGAACCGCCCCAACCGGCTGGGCGTCTCGCGCTGTCGGATCCTCTCGGTCGAAGGGCTCGACGTGCGGGTGGCGGGTCTCGACGCGGTGGACGGGACGCCGGTGCTGGACATCAAGCCGTATTTGGCGGAGTTCGGCCCGCGTGGCGAGACGGTCCAGCCGGGGTGGTCGGTTGAGCTGATGCGGGCGTATTACGAGTGA
- a CDS encoding PadR family transcriptional regulator: protein MLELAILGFLYEAPLHGYELRKRITALTGHVRPVGESTLYPAIKRLEKAGLLARETQPGTAAAPRHMLTLTPAGRRDLLRRLAEPDRLDVTDENRWFTLLAFLRHLPGRDEQAAVLRRRLTFLEEPASFFYEGERPVSAEELDDPFRRGILTIARATSAAELKWLRAMLRSLE from the coding sequence ATGCTCGAACTCGCCATCCTGGGATTCCTCTACGAAGCGCCACTGCACGGCTATGAGCTGCGCAAGCGGATCACCGCGCTCACCGGTCACGTCCGTCCGGTCGGCGAGAGCACGCTCTATCCGGCGATCAAGCGACTGGAAAAGGCGGGGTTGCTGGCGCGCGAGACCCAGCCGGGTACGGCGGCCGCTCCCCGGCACATGCTGACGCTCACCCCGGCGGGCCGACGGGACCTCCTGCGGCGGCTCGCCGAACCGGACCGTCTGGACGTCACCGACGAGAACCGCTGGTTCACCCTGCTCGCGTTTCTGCGCCATCTGCCGGGCCGGGACGAGCAGGCCGCCGTCCTGCGGCGCAGGCTGACCTTCCTCGAAGAACCCGCGAGCTTCTTCTACGAAGGTGAACGTCCCGTCAGCGCCGAGGAGTTGGACGATCCGTTCCGTCGCGGCATCCTCACGATCGCCCGTGCCACCAGCGCGGCGGAACTCAAGTGGCTCCGTGCGATGCTGCGTTCACTGGAGTGA
- a CDS encoding alpha/beta fold hydrolase, producing MRQAEFDTRGSRIRWTQSEGEGPALVYVHGLGSMSAVYHAHIAGHPALAGRRQLFVDLPGHGISDRPADFGYTLEDHADALAVALDTAGVAGAELVAHSMGGAVAIVLADRRPDLVARLLLTEANLDPQPVPTAGSSGIATYTEAEFVRGGGFVEVLARVGPLWAATMRLADPLGLHRTAVALVRGTRPTMRELFMTAQGVDRTYLVGGLDDDLPGRAALIDSGVRVVTIPDAGHNVMFDNPAAFVREVAGPGSGSAAQPSRTATAR from the coding sequence ATGCGGCAGGCGGAGTTCGATACGCGCGGCAGCCGGATCCGGTGGACGCAGAGCGAGGGGGAGGGGCCCGCGCTCGTGTATGTGCACGGCCTGGGGTCCATGTCGGCCGTCTATCACGCGCACATCGCGGGACATCCCGCCCTCGCGGGCCGGCGACAGCTCTTCGTCGATCTGCCCGGCCATGGCATCAGCGACCGGCCCGCCGACTTCGGCTACACCCTGGAGGACCACGCGGACGCCCTCGCGGTCGCTCTGGACACGGCCGGCGTCGCGGGTGCGGAACTGGTGGCGCACAGCATGGGCGGCGCCGTCGCCATCGTGCTCGCCGACCGCCGCCCCGACCTGGTCGCCCGGCTTCTGCTGACCGAGGCCAACCTCGACCCACAGCCGGTGCCGACGGCGGGCAGCAGTGGGATCGCCACGTACACGGAGGCGGAGTTCGTGCGTGGAGGTGGCTTTGTCGAGGTGCTCGCGCGCGTGGGTCCCCTGTGGGCGGCGACCATGCGCCTCGCCGACCCGCTCGGCCTGCACCGCACGGCCGTCGCCCTCGTGCGCGGTACGCGTCCGACGATGCGCGAACTGTTCATGACAGCCCAGGGGGTTGACCGGACCTACCTGGTGGGCGGCCTGGACGACGACCTGCCGGGGCGCGCCGCCCTCATCGACTCCGGCGTCCGCGTCGTGACGATTCCGGACGCCGGGCACAACGTCATGTTCGACAATCCGGCCGCTTTCGTACGAGAAGTGGCCGGGCCGGGCTCGGGTTCCGCCGCTCAGCCCTCGCGGACGGCCACCGCGAGATAG
- a CDS encoding class I SAM-dependent methyltransferase, with product MAADHTHVQEFFGARAADWDRKFPDDGPAYAAAVAELGLAAGDAVLDAGCGTGRALAPLRDAVGARGVVIGVDVTSEMLAEAVRAGRDRHAVLLRADVARLPLRPGSLDVVFGAGLISHLPEPAANLRELARVTRLGGRLALFHPIGRAALAARQGRTITDDDLRAEPRLRPLLASAGWRLLSYADEDARYLAVAVREG from the coding sequence ATGGCCGCAGACCACACACACGTTCAGGAATTCTTCGGGGCGCGCGCCGCCGACTGGGACCGCAAGTTCCCCGACGACGGCCCGGCGTATGCCGCGGCCGTCGCGGAGCTCGGCCTTGCGGCGGGCGACGCCGTCCTCGACGCGGGATGCGGAACCGGCCGCGCCCTGGCGCCGCTGCGTGACGCCGTCGGCGCGCGAGGCGTGGTCATCGGTGTGGACGTCACCTCGGAGATGCTCGCCGAGGCCGTCCGGGCCGGACGTGACCGGCATGCCGTACTACTGCGCGCGGACGTGGCCCGACTGCCATTGCGTCCCGGCTCCCTCGACGTGGTGTTCGGCGCCGGACTGATCTCGCATCTGCCCGAACCGGCCGCTAACCTGCGGGAGTTGGCGCGCGTCACGCGTCTCGGTGGCCGTCTCGCCCTGTTCCACCCCATCGGCCGCGCCGCGCTCGCCGCCCGCCAGGGCCGCACGATCACCGACGACGACCTGCGTGCGGAGCCCCGGTTGCGGCCCCTGCTCGCCTCGGCGGGCTGGCGACTGCTGTCGTACGCCGACGAGGACGCGCGCTATCTCGCGGTGGCCGTCCGCGAGGGCTGA
- a CDS encoding roadblock/LC7 domain-containing protein — protein sequence MALKKELDWLLDDLTRRVEHVRHAIVLSNDGLVTAASADLAREDAEHLAAVSSGLHSLAKGSGLHFRAGKVRQTMVEFDEGVLFVTAAGEGSCLCVLSSAEADIGQIAYEMTLLVNRVGEHLSVAARQPGHFGAAGL from the coding sequence ATGGCACTGAAGAAGGAACTCGACTGGCTGCTCGACGACCTGACCCGTCGGGTCGAGCACGTACGGCACGCGATCGTGCTGTCCAACGACGGTCTGGTCACCGCGGCCAGCGCCGATCTGGCACGCGAGGACGCGGAGCACCTGGCGGCGGTCTCTTCTGGGCTGCACAGTCTCGCCAAGGGCTCGGGTCTGCACTTCCGGGCCGGTAAGGTCCGCCAGACCATGGTCGAATTCGACGAGGGCGTCCTGTTCGTCACCGCCGCCGGCGAGGGAAGCTGTCTGTGCGTGCTCAGCTCCGCGGAGGCCGACATCGGCCAGATCGCCTATGAGATGACCCTGTTGGTCAACCGGGTGGGCGAGCACCTTTCGGTCGCGGCGCGCCAGCCGGGACACTTCGGCGCGGCAGGCCTCTGA
- a CDS encoding DUF6397 family protein: MTVVTTVTTQGAVVPADAASVAAPAGPRLAPGVAARELELRRGEFDLAVQLGHIRTVPDPGGGHRRVTAREVARLRAAEDFPEGLRERVRTVGTAEGAELLGIAPGRFTKLARTGRVTPVRCYLNRYRAVVWLYLADELVELALREPELLSGRHPDPDRGQDWRARNWRARRIAILARQTDDQWEQAAAVASALDGGLIAELVPDPYERACFRRLRPETFRVHPDSAIAQGVVDRLVLADEPDEIDWYRLRLVEALADARDQCPAPRPIADPAGERATAGRLASSGPRPLGRSRSSAGVLERAAPCAPAPQQHAEQGASARRGAASARPGLLRRLRRGK, encoded by the coding sequence ATGACCGTCGTCACCACCGTCACCACCCAGGGCGCCGTTGTGCCCGCCGACGCCGCGAGCGTGGCGGCGCCGGCCGGCCCACGGCTCGCGCCCGGTGTCGCCGCCCGCGAACTGGAGCTCAGGCGCGGCGAGTTCGACCTCGCCGTTCAGCTCGGCCACATCCGCACCGTGCCGGACCCCGGCGGCGGACACCGTCGGGTCACCGCGCGCGAGGTGGCCCGGTTGCGGGCCGCCGAGGACTTTCCCGAAGGCCTGCGCGAGCGGGTGCGGACCGTCGGCACCGCGGAAGGCGCGGAACTGCTCGGCATCGCACCGGGCCGCTTCACCAAGCTCGCCCGCACGGGCCGGGTCACACCGGTGCGCTGCTACCTCAACCGCTACCGGGCTGTCGTCTGGCTCTACCTGGCCGACGAACTGGTCGAACTCGCTCTCCGCGAGCCCGAGTTGCTCAGCGGTCGCCACCCGGACCCCGACAGGGGTCAGGACTGGCGGGCGCGCAACTGGCGCGCCCGCAGGATCGCCATACTGGCCCGCCAGACCGACGACCAGTGGGAGCAGGCCGCCGCGGTGGCCTCCGCGCTCGACGGCGGGCTCATCGCCGAGTTGGTCCCCGATCCCTACGAGCGGGCCTGCTTCCGGCGGTTGCGGCCGGAGACGTTCCGGGTCCACCCGGACTCCGCGATCGCGCAGGGCGTGGTCGACCGGCTGGTCCTGGCGGACGAACCGGACGAGATCGACTGGTATCGGCTACGGCTCGTCGAGGCCCTCGCGGACGCACGGGACCAGTGTCCGGCCCCGCGCCCGATCGCGGACCCGGCCGGCGAGCGCGCGACCGCCGGGCGCCTGGCATCCTCCGGGCCGAGGCCCCTCGGCAGGTCCCGGTCCTCCGCAGGGGTCCTGGAACGGGCGGCCCCCTGCGCGCCGGCCCCCCAGCAGCACGCCGAACAAGGGGCGTCCGCGAGGCGGGGAGCGGCGTCGGCGCGGCCGGGTCTGCTGAGGCGGCTACGACGGGGGAAGTAG
- a CDS encoding ATP-grasp domain-containing protein produces the protein MRLCFLVEEHYRHDGMPVEVIRQLDAWGHQVDVVRPGGSLLRISDAVRAGSHDAWVLKTVSGGPGLPLLEAAAAVGLTTVNDVRSIRGVRDKALAAAIGRSRGLPVPVTYAAARPELLVEIPESEFPLVVKPADGSSGRAVHLVPSPDRLAAMLPVLAGEGMLIAQPYVPNSGIDLKVYCVGGELYATERRSPLHPDRGVRERHVPLPAEVAAIVDQVGAVYGLDLYGVDVLLGPDGPVVVDVNDFPSFRQVPDAAAKVARAVLELARTGSAVAAAAFVSGAGRIPQQAFGGGAPTVDAQPVRTSAAAGDGR, from the coding sequence ATGAGGCTCTGCTTCCTGGTGGAAGAGCACTACCGCCATGACGGCATGCCCGTCGAGGTGATCCGCCAACTCGATGCCTGGGGACACCAGGTCGACGTGGTGCGCCCCGGCGGCTCCTTGCTGCGGATTTCCGACGCGGTCCGCGCGGGCAGTCACGACGCGTGGGTGCTCAAGACGGTCTCCGGCGGCCCGGGGCTTCCGCTCCTGGAGGCCGCCGCCGCCGTCGGGCTGACCACGGTCAACGACGTCCGGTCCATCCGCGGGGTGCGGGACAAGGCGCTCGCCGCGGCCATCGGGCGCAGCCGGGGCCTTCCGGTGCCGGTGACGTATGCGGCGGCCCGGCCCGAACTGCTCGTGGAGATACCCGAGTCGGAGTTCCCGCTGGTGGTGAAGCCCGCCGACGGAAGCTCGGGGCGAGCTGTGCACCTGGTGCCGTCGCCGGACCGGCTGGCCGCGATGCTGCCCGTTCTGGCGGGAGAGGGGATGCTCATCGCCCAGCCCTACGTGCCGAACTCGGGGATCGACCTCAAGGTGTACTGCGTCGGAGGCGAGCTGTACGCCACCGAGCGCCGCTCACCCCTGCATCCCGACCGGGGCGTCCGGGAACGGCATGTTCCGCTGCCCGCCGAAGTGGCCGCCATCGTCGACCAGGTCGGCGCCGTCTACGGACTCGACCTGTACGGCGTGGACGTGCTGCTCGGCCCGGACGGTCCGGTGGTCGTCGATGTGAACGACTTCCCGAGCTTCCGCCAGGTCCCCGACGCCGCGGCGAAGGTGGCCCGCGCGGTGCTCGAACTGGCCCGCACGGGCAGTGCGGTGGCCGCGGCGGCCTTCGTCTCCGGTGCGGGGCGGATCCCGCAGCAGGCCTTCGGCGGCGGCGCGCCGACCGTCGACGCCCAGCCGGTGCGGACCTCGGCGGCGGCGGGCGACGGCCGGTGA
- a CDS encoding ATP-grasp domain-containing protein, with translation MSGDPTTIGLITPEPDHPLLAATAELLRREHRVETIHPETARLDILGAPADVYLLKSRTPAALALARELESRGAPVVNSAEATALCQDRTAMAERALAAGLPFSVTRTHASLAELAAEPGPVGPLVVKSRHSRRHDLVARVDSRRQLAELAEEWADEPVVTQEFAENNGVDHKLWVIAGTVFAALRRSELSPAGRGPTRSLRLGQLPPGWAELAVEVGEVFHLDVYGVDVLETARGGPLIVDINAFPGIRGQEGAPEALAALALRRAREAVAAA, from the coding sequence GTGAGCGGGGACCCGACGACGATAGGCCTGATCACTCCGGAGCCGGACCATCCGCTGCTCGCCGCCACCGCGGAACTGCTCCGGCGGGAACACCGGGTGGAGACGATCCACCCGGAGACGGCCCGACTGGACATCCTGGGAGCGCCGGCGGATGTGTACCTGCTGAAGTCGCGCACGCCCGCAGCCCTCGCGCTGGCTCGGGAGCTGGAGTCCCGTGGGGCGCCGGTGGTCAACTCGGCGGAGGCGACCGCCCTCTGCCAGGACCGCACGGCGATGGCGGAGCGGGCGCTGGCGGCGGGCCTGCCGTTCTCGGTGACCCGCACCCATGCCTCGCTTGCCGAGCTCGCGGCCGAGCCGGGACCGGTGGGGCCGCTGGTGGTGAAGAGCCGCCACAGCAGACGCCATGACCTCGTGGCCCGTGTCGACAGCCGGCGGCAATTGGCCGAGCTGGCCGAAGAGTGGGCGGACGAGCCCGTCGTGACGCAGGAGTTCGCCGAGAACAACGGGGTCGACCACAAACTCTGGGTGATCGCCGGCACGGTCTTCGCGGCGCTGCGCCGCTCCGAGCTCTCCCCGGCCGGCCGCGGTCCCACCCGCTCTCTTCGGCTCGGTCAACTGCCGCCCGGCTGGGCCGAGTTGGCGGTCGAGGTGGGCGAGGTCTTCCACCTCGACGTCTACGGGGTCGATGTCCTGGAGACGGCGCGGGGCGGCCCGCTGATCGTGGACATCAATGCCTTCCCCGGAATCCGGGGTCAAGAGGGCGCCCCGGAGGCCCTCGCCGCCCTGGCGCTGCGCAGGGCCCGCGAGGCGGTCGCGGCGGCCTGA
- a CDS encoding histidine phosphatase family protein — translation MGELILVRHGETEWSLSGQHTSYTDLPLTAHGEDQARAVAPLLADRSVGLVLVSPLQRATRTAELAGLKNARIVPDLHEWDYGGYEGVTTLEIHRDRPDWNLWTDGVAPGPAEHPGETPAEVGARADRVLAEAGAALSAGDEDVVLIAHSHFLRVLTARYLGLPASGGALFVLDTGALSRLGREHDRPVITAWNTVAQPIGH, via the coding sequence ATGGGTGAGTTGATCCTCGTACGTCACGGGGAGACCGAATGGTCGCTGTCGGGACAGCACACGAGCTACACCGACCTCCCGCTCACGGCGCACGGCGAGGACCAGGCCCGCGCGGTCGCGCCCCTGCTGGCCGACCGGTCCGTAGGGCTCGTCCTGGTCAGTCCGCTCCAACGCGCGACGCGCACCGCGGAGTTGGCCGGCCTCAAGAACGCCCGTATCGTCCCGGACCTTCACGAGTGGGATTACGGGGGTTACGAGGGCGTCACCACTCTCGAGATCCATCGCGACCGGCCCGACTGGAACCTGTGGACCGATGGGGTCGCGCCGGGGCCCGCGGAGCACCCCGGCGAGACCCCGGCCGAGGTCGGCGCCCGGGCCGACCGGGTCCTGGCCGAGGCCGGGGCCGCGCTGAGCGCGGGCGACGAGGACGTCGTCCTCATCGCCCACTCCCATTTCCTGCGCGTCCTGACGGCCCGCTACCTGGGGCTGCCCGCTTCGGGCGGCGCCCTGTTCGTCCTCGACACCGGCGCCCTCTCCCGCCTGGGCCGCGAGCACGACCGCCCGGTGATCACCGCGTGGAACACCGTGGCCCAGCCCATCGGTCACTGA
- a CDS encoding MAB_1171c family putative transporter — protein sequence MTALDLAGYLIAVLMTAVALWRMPAALWGDEEDKRRRALWGCYAGFALALWTKTKVVRIGLNNSPVVDLAVLIKHYTATIAILAILSYIVAIYGHFPEDGVIPRHVRFARLIQQVAAKASVATLILLTVLFFTVVDRSYVSDRFVSDHAGQWGATLYMSVFYLYLGAASAVCAYQWALATAGAGARHLRIGLGMMTFAMFIGVGYTVSRTLFLWISVADQPSPDFALKFDKATEAAQIVLFAFFALGASIPAFSKGWRRVRLWRAQARLHPLWRELMAAFPDQPFEPPASLTRELTRFGTPADLRIDRWAADIADAVEKLRHYVPDGLLPAAKRAASDDHPRPESAGPLAEAYWIKAALAAKADGAAAGDAAAVETKHATDQDGEVAWLVRVADAYRTVSGERARGVLNSLETSA from the coding sequence GTGACCGCGCTTGACCTTGCCGGCTACCTCATAGCCGTCCTGATGACTGCCGTCGCGCTGTGGCGCATGCCCGCGGCGCTCTGGGGCGACGAGGAGGACAAACGCAGGCGCGCCCTGTGGGGCTGCTACGCGGGCTTCGCCCTCGCGCTGTGGACCAAGACGAAGGTCGTACGCATCGGGCTGAACAACAGCCCCGTCGTCGACCTGGCCGTACTGATCAAGCACTACACGGCGACGATCGCGATCCTGGCGATCCTCAGCTACATCGTGGCCATCTACGGGCACTTCCCGGAGGACGGGGTCATCCCGCGGCACGTCCGGTTCGCGCGGCTGATCCAGCAGGTCGCGGCCAAGGCGTCCGTCGCCACCCTGATCCTGCTGACCGTGCTGTTCTTCACCGTGGTCGACCGTTCGTACGTCTCGGACCGCTTCGTCTCCGACCATGCCGGTCAGTGGGGCGCCACGCTCTACATGAGCGTGTTCTACCTGTACTTGGGGGCCGCGTCCGCCGTCTGCGCCTACCAGTGGGCGCTCGCCACGGCCGGGGCCGGGGCCCGGCATCTGCGCATCGGGCTCGGCATGATGACCTTCGCGATGTTCATCGGCGTCGGCTACACCGTGAGCCGCACGCTGTTCCTGTGGATCAGCGTCGCCGACCAGCCGAGCCCGGACTTCGCCCTGAAGTTCGACAAGGCCACCGAGGCCGCGCAGATCGTCCTGTTCGCGTTCTTCGCCCTCGGCGCCTCCATCCCCGCGTTCAGCAAGGGCTGGCGCAGGGTGCGACTGTGGCGGGCACAGGCCCGACTGCACCCGTTGTGGCGGGAGTTGATGGCGGCCTTCCCCGACCAGCCGTTCGAGCCCCCGGCCTCGCTCACCCGCGAACTGACGCGCTTCGGAACCCCGGCGGACCTCAGGATCGACCGGTGGGCCGCCGACATCGCGGACGCCGTCGAGAAACTGCGCCACTACGTGCCGGACGGTCTGCTGCCCGCCGCCAAGCGGGCCGCCTCGGACGACCACCCCCGGCCCGAGAGCGCCGGGCCGCTGGCCGAGGCGTACTGGATCAAAGCGGCCCTCGCCGCCAAGGCCGACGGCGCCGCCGCGGGTGATGCCGCGGCCGTCGAGACCAAGCACGCCACCGACCAGGACGGCGAAGTCGCCTGGCTGGTACGGGTGGCCGACGCCTATCGGACCGTCAGCGGCGAACGGGCCCGCGGCGTCCTGAATTCCCTGGAGACGAGCGCGTGA
- a CDS encoding toxin: MSMRELRKECEAGLADLPIPAPFSIPGLVANMEEARGRTIVLHELPDRLARVNAACGLRLKSGGTSFVLYRRRPTAYQTQHVILHELCHEWFDHGTTLNADQLRQLLPVFNASLIKRVLASEEPAGRAEPAPAPGPGPAEDDPDGLPPAVTEAFRSGGPIQARAQYDTHDERIAEFGASLIPRMARDVTSDDMVGRLANSLSRPVAHRRRGFFRRS; the protein is encoded by the coding sequence ATGTCCATGCGCGAGCTGCGGAAAGAGTGCGAAGCCGGACTGGCGGATCTGCCCATCCCGGCCCCGTTCAGCATTCCGGGTCTCGTGGCGAACATGGAAGAGGCCCGCGGCCGCACCATCGTGCTGCACGAACTGCCCGACCGCCTGGCCCGCGTGAACGCCGCGTGCGGACTCCGCCTCAAGTCGGGCGGCACCAGCTTCGTGCTCTACCGGCGGCGCCCCACCGCATACCAGACCCAGCACGTCATCCTGCACGAGCTGTGCCACGAGTGGTTCGACCACGGCACGACCTTGAACGCCGACCAGCTGCGTCAGCTGCTTCCGGTCTTCAACGCCTCGCTGATCAAACGCGTCCTCGCCTCGGAGGAACCGGCCGGGCGCGCCGAGCCGGCTCCGGCGCCCGGGCCCGGGCCCGCCGAGGACGATCCGGACGGCCTGCCGCCCGCCGTCACCGAGGCGTTCCGCTCCGGCGGCCCCATCCAGGCGCGGGCCCAGTACGACACCCACGACGAGCGGATCGCCGAGTTCGGTGCCTCGCTCATTCCCCGCATGGCCCGCGATGTGACGAGCGACGACATGGTCGGACGGCTCGCCAACTCCCTCTCGCGGCCCGTCGCCCACCGGCGGCGCGGGTTCTTCCGTCGCTCGTGA
- a CDS encoding DUF2165 domain-containing protein: MTSRFRFGARTAGGAGPVGGGARFGTLPLAAGLLTATVALYMALVAFGNITDFDTNRQFVRHVLAMDTTFKDPDLMWRAITSGPLQDIAYVLIIIWETLAALVLVVAAVAWLRGLRGGSGLGRARRLSTVGLLMVLLLFGAGFIAVGGEWFAMWQSKSWNGLDAAARNFMLAGIVLVVVHLPGTGSTQQE; this comes from the coding sequence ATGACCTCCAGGTTCAGGTTCGGGGCACGAACGGCGGGTGGCGCAGGGCCCGTGGGCGGCGGCGCGCGGTTCGGGACGCTGCCGCTCGCCGCGGGCCTGCTCACCGCGACGGTCGCGCTGTACATGGCGCTCGTCGCCTTCGGCAACATCACCGACTTCGACACCAACCGGCAGTTCGTCCGGCACGTCCTGGCCATGGACACCACGTTCAAGGACCCCGATCTCATGTGGCGGGCCATCACCTCGGGCCCGCTTCAGGACATCGCGTACGTCTTGATCATCATCTGGGAGACCCTGGCGGCCCTGGTGCTCGTCGTGGCGGCCGTCGCCTGGCTGCGCGGGCTTCGGGGCGGCTCCGGGCTCGGCAGGGCCCGGCGGCTGAGCACGGTCGGGCTGCTCATGGTGCTGTTGCTGTTCGGCGCCGGGTTCATAGCGGTCGGCGGCGAATGGTTCGCGATGTGGCAGTCCAAGTCGTGGAACGGCCTCGACGCGGCAGCACGCAATTTCATGCTGGCGGGCATCGTCCTGGTCGTGGTCCATCTGCCCGGCACGGGGTCGACGCAGCAGGAATAG